A window of the Salmo trutta chromosome 25, fSalTru1.1, whole genome shotgun sequence genome harbors these coding sequences:
- the LOC115162582 gene encoding YTH domain-containing family protein 2 has protein sequence MSASSLLEQRPKGQGNKVQNGAVTQKDTLNDEFEPYLNTQARQSNAYTAMSDSYMPSYYSPSIGFSYSLNEAAWSTGGDPPMPYLASYGQLSNGEHHFLPDAMFSQPGPLGSNPFLGQHGFNFFPSGIDFSAWGNNSSQGQSTQSSGYSSSYAYAPSSLGGAMIDGQSPFTQNEPLNKAPGMNSLDSLAGLKIGGGAGDMGAPKVVGSGLPGGPLGHSQVSGGAPSMPLPPIAPAKPASWADIAGKPAKPQPKLKTKGGIAGTNLPPPPIKHNMDIGTWDNKGNMPKASTPQHAPIPSNGQPPNQASPQPSTMAGGTPQLQLSNGQLVAPLAQLGQHQFPLNGQQGMGGQLQLSQGPPPTTQPTRWVPPRNRANGFGDGGVGQSPPNSGVGGMPVPSEPHPVLEKLRLVNNYNPKDFDWNPKQGRVFIIKSYSEDDIHRSIKYNIWCSTEHGNKRLDAAYRSLGAKGPLYLLFSVNGSGHFCGVAEMRSPVDYNTCAGVWSQDKWKGRFDVRWIFVKDVPNSQLRHIRLENNENKPVTNSRDTQEVPLDKARQVLKIIAGYKHTTSIFDDFSHYEKRQEEEECVKKVEVQGSEPYPSNPNPSRSHYRLQERQGRVK, from the exons ATGTCAGCCAGCAGCCTTCTTGAACAG AGACCGAAAGGCCAAGGAAACAAAG TGCAAAACGGAGCTGTGACCCAAAAGGATACTTTGAATGATGAGTTTGAGCCTTACCTGAACACTCAGGCCAGACAG AGCAATGCGTATACGGCCATGTCAGACTCCTACATGCCAAGTTACTACAGCCCTTCCATAGGATTCTCGTACTCCCTGAACGAGGCAGCATGGTCCACCGGCGGCGACCCCCCCATGCCTTACCTGGCCTCGTATGGACAGCTGAGCAACGGGGAGCACCATTTCCTGCCCGACGCCATGTTCAGCCAACCCGGCCCGCTGGGCAGCAACCCCTTCCTGGGCCAGCACGGCTTTAACTTCTTCCCCAGTGGCATCGACTTCTCAGCCTGGGGCAACAACAGCTCTCAGGGACAGTCCACGCAGAGCTCTGGCTACAGCAGCAGCTACGCCTATGCGCCCAGCTCACTAGGGGGCGCCATGATTGACGGACAGTCCCCCTTCACCCAGAACGAGCCCCTCAACAAGGCCCCCGGCATGAACAGCTTGGACAGCTTGGCGGGGCTTAAGATTGGCGGTGGTGCTGGGGACATGGGGGCGCCCAAGGTCGTGGGCTCTGGCCTCCCCGGGGGACCCCTGGGCCACAGCCAGGTGTCTGGTGGAGCTCCCAGCATGCCACTGCCCCCCATTGCCCCCGCCAAACCCGCATCCTGGGCAGACATTGCTGGCAAGCCTGCCAAGCCTCAGCCCAAGCTGAAAACCAAAGGGGGCATAGCGGGTACCAACCTGCCCCCTCCGCCCATCAAACACAACATGGACATCGGCACTTGGGACAACAAGGGGAACATGCCTAAAGCGTCCACCCCACAGCATGCGCCTATCCCCAGCAATGGGCAGCCTCCAAACCAGGCCTCCCCTCAGCCAAGCACCATGGCCGGAGGGACCCCACAACTACAGCTCAGCAACGGACAGTTGGTGGCCCCTTTGGCCCAGCTTGGGCAGCACCAGTTCCCCCTAAACGGGCAGCAGGGCATGGGGGGGCAGCTGCAGCTCTCCCAGGGCCCCCCGCCCACCACTCAGCCCACTCGCTGGGTCCCTCCACGGAACCGCGCTAATGGCTTTGGGGATGGCGGGGTGGGGCAGTCTCCCCCCAACTCTGGCGTGGGCGGGATGCCGGTACCTTCGGAGCCCCACCCGGTGCTGGAGAAGCTGCGCCTGGTCAACAACTACAACCCCAAGGACTTTGACTGGAACCCCAAGCAGGGACGTGTGTTCATCATCAAGAGCTACTCTGAGGACGACATCCACCGCTCCATCAAGTACAACATCTGGTGTAGCACAGAGCACGGCAATAAGCGGCTGGACGCCGCCTATCGCTCGCTGGGTGCTAAGGGCCCCCTCTACCTGCTCTTCAGCGTCAACGGCAGTGGCCACTTCTGCGGCGTGGCGGAGATGCGCTCGCCCGTGGACTACAACACCTGCGCCGGTGTGTGGTCGCAGGACAAGTGGAAGGGGCGCTTTGACGTGCGCTGGATCTTTGTTAAGGACGTTCCCAACAGCCAGCTACGGCACATCCGCCTGGAGAACAATGAGAACAAGCCAGTGACCAACTCGCGGGACACGCAGGAGGTGCCCCTGGACAAGGCACGGCAGGTGCTGAAGATCATCGCCGGCTACAAGCACACCACCTCCATTTTCGACGACTTCTCCCACTACGAGAAGcgccaggaggaggaggagtgtgtgaaAAAG GTGGAGGTCCAGGGAAGCGAGCCGTACCCCAGCAACCCAAACCCCAGCAGGAGTCATTACAGACTTCAG GAGCGCCAAGGACGTGTCAAGTAA